A region of Aquila chrysaetos chrysaetos chromosome 13, bAquChr1.4, whole genome shotgun sequence DNA encodes the following proteins:
- the CNPY3 gene encoding protein canopy homolog 3 — protein MCAPAAPHVGTERDDPEAILRRPSGTLEALGLAGRATRAAGIGQLRAVAMVTGRAGWWSRKRRSGSGAMAAVAAVTLLLLVLTAAAALTGGDDSDWVRLPSKCEVCKYVAVELKSAFEETGKTKEVIDTKYGFLDGKGSAVKYTQSDIRLIEVTENICKRLLDYNLHKERSGSNRFAKGMSETFETLHNLVHKGVKVVMDIPYELWNETSAEVADLKKQCDVLVEEYEDVIEDWYRHHQAEDLSQFLCANHVLKGKDTSCLAEKWTGKKGDLASAGEKQSKKKSGKKKKKGRKDEDEGAATLPAAGEALEESGVQEEAPLPHSPSDEL, from the exons ATGTGCGCACCGGCCGCCCCCCACGTGGGAACTGAGCGGGACGACCCGGAAGCGATTCTACGGCGGCCGAGCGGGACCCTCGAAGCGTTGGGATTGGCCGGGCGGGCCACGCGCGCCGCTGGGATTGGCCAGCTCCGCGCTGTTGCTATGGTTACCGGGAGGGCGGGGTGGTGGTCCCGGAAGCGCCGCTCCGGAAGCGGAGCCATGGCGGCTGTGGCGGCGGtaacgctgctgctgctggtgctaacggcggcggcggcgctgacGGGAGGCGACGACTCGGACTGGGTACGGCTGCCCAGCAAGTGTGAGG TGTGCAAGTACGTGGCGGTGGAGCTTAAATCCGCTTTTGAGGAGACCGGCAAGACCAAGGAGGTGATCGACACCAAGTATGGCTTCCTGGACGGGAAGGGCTCTGCCGTCAAGTACACGCAGTC GGACATCCGGTTAATCGAGGTGACGGAGAACATCTGCAAGCGGCTCTTGGATTACAACCTGCACAAGGAGAGGAGCGGCAGTAACAGATTCGCAAAG GGCATGTCGGAGACGTTCGAGACCCTGCACAACCTGGTGCACAAGGGCGTCAAGGTGGTGATGGACATCCCCTACGAGCTGTGGAACGAGACCTCTGCTGAGGTGGCTGACCTCAAAAAACAG TGCGACGTGCTGGTGGAGGAGTACGAAGACGTGATCGAGGACTGGTACAGGCACCACCAGGCAGAGGATCTCTCCCAGTTTCTCTGCGCCAACCACGTGTTAAAAGGGAAGGACACAA gctgcctggcagagaagtGGACTGGCAAGAAGGGTGATTTGGCCAGCGCGGGGGagaagcagagcaaaaaaaagagcgggaagaagaagaaaaagggccGGAAGGATGAGGACGAGGGAGCTGCCACCCTCCCCGCTGCAGGGGAGGCCCTGGAGGAGAGCGGGGTCCAGGAGGAGGCTCCGCTCCCCCACAGCCCATCCGATGAGCTTTAG
- the PTCRA gene encoding pre T-cell antigen receptor alpha isoform X1 → MEVLLAVALLLLLPPGRATGPLPTLAPPLSMMVAGQRRRLVVCVVSDLAPGSGHAVWISGGNGSTLQSFTYGASQEDGGTVCTVSLLPDDPPAEGDLACHVGPNTTSPAHSSSPVRVTGTAPQPPFLPVLLAPRCPSGPRGWGPAGSRCEVPLPWPTSGRAGRGLRPALPHTWHRVAAVASPAALSSHRRRRSGRAVSRQHGCAAGPCLGSPARGRPRGAAESRALRRSPHLHPPGPELRVPGRRGRRGAWQQRKKEEMKLRSSVQSFPCQGSGCGDADGRAVPWHLHNPRETS, encoded by the exons ATGGAGGTGCTGCTGGCTGtcgctctgctcctgctcctgcccc CTGGCAGGGCCACCGGACCGCTGCCCACGCTGGCCCCGCCGCTGAGCATGATGGTGGCCGGGCAACGCCGGCGGCTGGTGGTCTGCGTGGTGAGCGACCTGGCCCCAGGCTCCGGCCACGCCGTCTGGATCTCCGGTGGGAACGGCAGCACCCTGCAGTCTTTCACCTACGGGGCCTCCCAGGAGGACGGTGGCACCGTCTGCACCGTCTCCCTCCTCCCCGACGACCCCCCGGCCGAGGGGGATCTCGCCTGCCACGTCGGACCCAACACAACCTCCCCGGCCCACAGCTCCAGCCCCGTCCGCGTCACGGGTACGGCCCCGCAGCCACCCTTTCTGCCCGTCTTGCTTGCTCCCCGCTGTCCCAGCGGTCCCCGGGGAtgggggccggcggggagcaGGTGCGAGGTCCCCCTTCCCTGGCCGACGTCGGGGCGCGCAGGAAGGGGTTTGCGGCCGGCCCTGCCGCACACCTGGCACCGGGTGGCCGCTGTcgcctccccagctgctctctcatcCCACAGGCGACGAAGAAGCGGCAGAGCCGTGTCCCGGCAGCACGGCTG TGCCGCTGGCCCGTGCCTCGGCAGCCCTGCTCGTGGCCGTCCGCGTGGTGCTGCTGAAAGTCGCGCTCTCCGACGCTCTCCTCACCTCCATCCTCCTGGCCCAGAGCTGAGGGTCCCGGGACGGAGGG GGAGGCGCGGAGCttggcagcaaagaaaaaaggaagaaatgaaactcCGCAGCTCTGTGCAAAGCTTTCCCTGCCAGGGAAGTGGCTGTGGAGACGCTGATGGCCGAGCTGTGCCGTGGCACCTGCATAACCCCAGAGAAACATCATAG
- the PTCRA gene encoding pre T-cell antigen receptor alpha isoform X2, with the protein MEVLLAVALLLLLPPGRATGPLPTLAPPLSMMVAGQRRRLVVCVVSDLAPGSGHAVWISGGNGSTLQSFTYGASQEDGGTVCTVSLLPDDPPAEGDLACHVGPNTTSPAHSSSPVRVTGTAPQPPFLPVLLAPRCPSGPRGWGPAGSRCEVPLPWPTSGRAGRGLRPALPHTWHRVAAVASPAALSSHRRRRSGRAVSRQHGCAAGPCLGSPARGRPRGAAESRALRRSPHLHPPGPELRVPGRRGTGTDPGGLCWR; encoded by the exons ATGGAGGTGCTGCTGGCTGtcgctctgctcctgctcctgcccc CTGGCAGGGCCACCGGACCGCTGCCCACGCTGGCCCCGCCGCTGAGCATGATGGTGGCCGGGCAACGCCGGCGGCTGGTGGTCTGCGTGGTGAGCGACCTGGCCCCAGGCTCCGGCCACGCCGTCTGGATCTCCGGTGGGAACGGCAGCACCCTGCAGTCTTTCACCTACGGGGCCTCCCAGGAGGACGGTGGCACCGTCTGCACCGTCTCCCTCCTCCCCGACGACCCCCCGGCCGAGGGGGATCTCGCCTGCCACGTCGGACCCAACACAACCTCCCCGGCCCACAGCTCCAGCCCCGTCCGCGTCACGGGTACGGCCCCGCAGCCACCCTTTCTGCCCGTCTTGCTTGCTCCCCGCTGTCCCAGCGGTCCCCGGGGAtgggggccggcggggagcaGGTGCGAGGTCCCCCTTCCCTGGCCGACGTCGGGGCGCGCAGGAAGGGGTTTGCGGCCGGCCCTGCCGCACACCTGGCACCGGGTGGCCGCTGTcgcctccccagctgctctctcatcCCACAGGCGACGAAGAAGCGGCAGAGCCGTGTCCCGGCAGCACGGCTG TGCCGCTGGCCCGTGCCTCGGCAGCCCTGCTCGTGGCCGTCCGCGTGGTGCTGCTGAAAGTCGCGCTCTCCGACGCTCTCCTCACCTCCATCCTCCTGGCCCAGAGCTGAGGGTCCCGGGACGGAGGG GGACAGGGACGGACCCCGGAGGGCTGTGTTGGCGGTAG
- the C13H6orf226 gene encoding uncharacterized protein C6orf226 homolog isoform X2, with protein MESGPVPPPPPPAAPSFAEVLRLIQNGQEPPGLRHPRASPTGDSPTASRLPPPTKPWENRTASAGPRICFMLFYDLFIFAQLQPALGA; from the exons ATGGAGTCGGGcccggtcccgccgccgccgccgcccgccgccccttCCTTCGCCGAGGTGCTGCGGCTGATACAGAACGGGCAGGAACCGCCGGGCCTACGGCACCCCCGCGCCTCGCCCACGGGGGACAGCCCCACCGcctcccgcctcccgccgcctACCAAACCCTGGGAGAACCGCACCGCGTCCGCCGGGCCCCG CATTTGCTTCATGCTGTTTTATGACCTCTTCATCtttgcacagctgcagccagcgCTCGGAGCATAA
- the PTCRA gene encoding pre T-cell antigen receptor alpha isoform X3, with protein MEVLLAVALLLLLPPGRATGPLPTLAPPLSMMVAGQRRRLVVCVVSDLAPGSGHAVWISGGNGSTLQSFTYGASQEDGGTVCTVSLLPDDPPAEGDLACHVGPNTTSPAHSSSPVRVTGDEEAAEPCPGSTAVPLARASAALLVAVRVVLLKVALSDALLTSILLAQS; from the exons ATGGAGGTGCTGCTGGCTGtcgctctgctcctgctcctgcccc CTGGCAGGGCCACCGGACCGCTGCCCACGCTGGCCCCGCCGCTGAGCATGATGGTGGCCGGGCAACGCCGGCGGCTGGTGGTCTGCGTGGTGAGCGACCTGGCCCCAGGCTCCGGCCACGCCGTCTGGATCTCCGGTGGGAACGGCAGCACCCTGCAGTCTTTCACCTACGGGGCCTCCCAGGAGGACGGTGGCACCGTCTGCACCGTCTCCCTCCTCCCCGACGACCCCCCGGCCGAGGGGGATCTCGCCTGCCACGTCGGACCCAACACAACCTCCCCGGCCCACAGCTCCAGCCCCGTCCGCGTCACGG GCGACGAAGAAGCGGCAGAGCCGTGTCCCGGCAGCACGGCTG TGCCGCTGGCCCGTGCCTCGGCAGCCCTGCTCGTGGCCGTCCGCGTGGTGCTGCTGAAAGTCGCGCTCTCCGACGCTCTCCTCACCTCCATCCTCCTGGCCCAGAGCTGA
- the C13H6orf226 gene encoding uncharacterized protein C6orf226 homolog isoform X1 translates to MESGPVPPPPPPAAPSFAEVLRLIQNGQEPPGLRHPRASPTGDSPTASRLPPPTKPWENRTASAGPRCSQRSEHKEPPPLSTQQPGGSSDIA, encoded by the exons ATGGAGTCGGGcccggtcccgccgccgccgccgcccgccgccccttCCTTCGCCGAGGTGCTGCGGCTGATACAGAACGGGCAGGAACCGCCGGGCCTACGGCACCCCCGCGCCTCGCCCACGGGGGACAGCCCCACCGcctcccgcctcccgccgcctACCAAACCCTGGGAGAACCGCACCGCGTCCGCCGGGCCCCG ctgcagccagcgCTCGGAGCATAAAGAACCCCCACCGCTCTCAACCCAGCAGCCTGGAGGGAGCAGTGATATCGCTTGA